A genome region from Aliivibrio salmonicida LFI1238 includes the following:
- a CDS encoding sigma-54 dependent transcriptional regulator, producing the protein MQGLAKTLIIEDDDQNRHNLEVILEFIGEHCHAISTSELSTFDWSDPWSACFLGQVTDESLKKSIKHSLVSHNHIPVIMIAGATHDIEDLTNYVGELNQPINYPQLTDALRHCQEFMGRRGLGIPHLGRKNTLFRSMVGQSSAISAVRHLIEQVSGTEASVLVLGESGTGKEVVARNLHYHSPRRKGPFVPVNCGAIPPDLLESELFGHEKGAFTGAITARKGRFELAQGGTLFLDEIGDMPMSMQVKLLRVLQERCFERVGGNQSIKADVRIVAATHRNLDDMIENNSFREDLYYRLNVFPIEMPALRERKQDIPLLLQELLTRMEAEGSTRVRLTPRAVNSLMEHHWPGNVRELANLIERLMILFPGESVDVNHLPTKYRYSDIPEFQPENHNQQSIEEQEQAALADMFANFNDDGVPQVNNQSFGPSSSDLPEDGLNLKEMLADVEVNMICQALEAQNGIVARAADMLGMRRTTLVEKMRKYNLNKDDVR; encoded by the coding sequence ATGCAAGGTTTAGCAAAGACACTAATTATTGAAGATGACGATCAGAACCGACATAATCTTGAGGTAATTCTTGAGTTTATTGGCGAGCATTGTCATGCTATCTCAACATCAGAACTGTCTACTTTTGACTGGAGTGATCCTTGGAGCGCATGCTTTTTAGGTCAAGTTACTGATGAATCTTTAAAAAAATCAATCAAACACTCACTGGTTTCTCATAACCATATTCCCGTTATCATGATTGCGGGGGCTACGCATGATATTGAGGATTTAACCAACTATGTGGGTGAATTGAATCAACCGATTAACTATCCTCAACTGACAGATGCCTTGCGTCATTGTCAAGAATTCATGGGTCGTCGTGGCTTAGGTATTCCTCATCTTGGTAGAAAAAATACGTTATTTCGTAGTATGGTTGGACAAAGTTCAGCGATTAGCGCCGTTCGTCATTTGATTGAGCAAGTGTCTGGTACCGAAGCAAGTGTACTTGTATTGGGTGAATCTGGTACGGGTAAAGAAGTGGTTGCTCGTAATCTGCATTATCATTCTCCTCGTCGTAAAGGACCATTTGTACCGGTTAACTGTGGTGCGATTCCTCCTGATCTTCTTGAAAGTGAACTCTTTGGTCATGAAAAAGGCGCATTTACTGGGGCAATCACTGCTCGTAAAGGTCGTTTTGAATTGGCTCAAGGTGGTACGCTTTTCTTAGATGAAATCGGTGATATGCCAATGTCGATGCAAGTGAAGTTACTTAGAGTACTTCAAGAGCGTTGTTTTGAGCGTGTTGGTGGTAATCAAAGTATTAAAGCGGATGTACGTATTGTTGCGGCAACGCATCGTAATCTTGACGACATGATTGAAAATAACAGTTTTCGTGAAGATCTTTATTACCGCTTAAATGTCTTCCCAATTGAAATGCCTGCTTTGCGTGAACGTAAACAGGATATTCCGTTATTACTGCAAGAATTACTGACAAGAATGGAAGCGGAGGGCAGTACTCGTGTGCGCTTAACGCCTCGTGCTGTTAATTCATTAATGGAACACCATTGGCCGGGTAACGTTCGTGAACTGGCGAATTTAATTGAACGCTTAATGATCTTATTTCCTGGTGAGTCGGTTGACGTTAATCATTTACCCACTAAGTATCGTTACAGTGATATTCCTGAATTCCAGCCAGAAAACCACAATCAACAAAGTATTGAAGAGCAAGAGCAAGCTGCGTTAGCGGATATGTTTGCAAACTTCAATGATGATGGTGTACCTCAAGTAAATAATCAAAGTTTTGGGCCTTCTTCAAGTGATTTACCTGAAGATGGATTAAATCTAAAAGAGATGCTTGCGGATGTCGAAGTTAATATGATCTGCCAAGCATTAGAAGCTCAGAACGGCATCGTTGCTCGTGCTGCTGATATGTTAGGTATGCGCCGTACAACTCTTGTTGAGAAAATGCGTAAATACAATTTAAATAAAGATGACGTCAGATAG
- the fliS gene encoding flagellar export chaperone FliS: MRGSLQAYKKVSIDSQLSAASPHKVIQMLMAGAIERLIQGKAAMQQGNTAVKGERLGKALDIVISLRSCLSMDDGGDIASNLDSLYDFMIRQISQANQNNEAQPIDDVVEMLREIKSAWDQIPAEFHNLTADQVGI, encoded by the coding sequence ATGAGAGGCTCACTACAGGCATATAAAAAGGTATCAATTGATAGCCAATTAAGTGCTGCATCACCTCATAAGGTCATTCAAATGTTGATGGCTGGTGCAATTGAGCGCCTGATCCAAGGGAAAGCTGCAATGCAACAGGGCAATACGGCTGTAAAAGGCGAGCGTCTTGGTAAAGCATTAGATATCGTAATTAGTTTACGTTCTTGTTTATCAATGGATGACGGTGGTGACATTGCGAGCAACCTAGATTCTCTGTATGATTTTATGATCCGTCAAATTTCACAAGCAAATCAAAATAATGAAGCTCAACCGATTGATGATGTGGTTGAGATGCTGCGTGAAATAAAATCCGCATGGGACCAAATTCCGGCTGAATTTCATAATTTGACAGCAGATCAAGTCGGAATATAA